The proteins below are encoded in one region of Salmo salar chromosome ssa02, Ssal_v3.1, whole genome shotgun sequence:
- the LOC106593073 gene encoding mediator of DNA damage checkpoint protein 1 isoform X2 translates to MEDNLESVLHCDDKEELRRKLALLQREYSRTVQRLQRAERSDAVRKHVRSRISEQNLQDQTDPVPANTFPNPALPPLSLGSPARTAPGSALPLGPAGDSTVVASCPVESENTRRSSPSIRFLIPVDNSCPRTPDLNPHRRSHSLRLRSRRSRLCWERTGRGEGAEGRYDTETSEDGLELDARTEKEEDGEKRKMGEEKEGEKKELEREENERETPDKEAMKQRDGEEREEQRTYGQKEREKEGVNLRRDGEREEGGDSGAVGASVLGAVGLCNTGGVLDSCTLVEGLPFPVEYYIRTTRRMASSQSHRDLQAVILNQLNRGRHRRSRGRMSNPHSLSTSHSDSLAQPSNHRQCSSQLTSNSPTNRTPVEEPSANQMLTSESGTNQSERLPSRACSVRPIRGRRRRGRRPRLGRSLSLDSDPPAPGPDNTQTPAAISPASQPLPGGGCPERWPLSGGVEEQFYPIFRRSCVSPLIHTPKQSKESVWSLLLPSSLSPGGPAVHPGSLGRVISTFDLQDFHLPDDQFGQLKLQKLRASSAVAVPEPEPFSPYNMRRRRSRGSVHGLHGDTGGLMSKAPTPEPLPLSLTPPVTDCVTPVEQSIDRSIGQHLIDHPIGQQSTDALDHSTDLHSEYHSVCQSTDHLVDQPIGHQSTDHLVDQPTGHQSTDQPIGHQSTDHPVDQPIGHQLTVLVGQSIDFPSVDQQTGRLTTECPSLQTETKTECPPECPSFHTKTKCLSTCPTKFSVECLTKCPSVCTTECPSLRTETDVECAVPPSPSLLLLSPSLTSHTPRGQTLSLPLSSSPPLPSLGMTPNPLTPNPNIPLSLPDSSPLSSLEAVTHILSCPPCPPSLTLPLSCPPCPPSLTLPLSCPPCPPTLTLPFPSSPSTQALSPPSLSPCPSPAIPLSTSPPSLAPCHLSLVDSLPQLLLPPTPLLLPQSLPPNPNTPPPLPPTQPLCQPAPSLHSTRQATEERGEGEEERAWRKKEEKRDGMTEGVLMFSHTLKTPAGGSLVDVCCVSWLSVGVCVAVAGEWEVCVWGQTNPPHWRRLHTWTFIESVMSVFPVPDAPGLLCVTLGQLEIREARVLCCSSLSQAVLCEGEVQMVVGMSNRRLVSSSYSVATTPLQVYTLTQDGRLQGCLSLVCPTERVRTVAAVEGQTDALIGSTHGGHVVLWNVTTGQLLQRITLGDGFTDTLCLRGYSLCGVLFVLLQHPSLCAVEEEEGGALFSLVATNPLTGTVALATRLGLPKACTGRLVEVDVHGSSVVGVFRSGSVCVWQLGRRQGQEGVWFPELGCQLARWGAQGTVLTAHLNGDVCLHRYRPL, encoded by the exons ATGGAGGATAATTTGGAGAGCGTGCTCCATTGCGATGACAAGGAGGAG TTGAGGCGGAAACTGGCCTTGCTACAGAGGGAGTACTCCAGGACAGTTCAGAGATTACAG cgAGCTGAGCGTTCAGATGCCGTGCGGAAGCATGTGAGGAGCCGGATCTCTGAGCAGAACCTTCAggaccagacagacccagtcccagCCAACACCTTTCCCAACCCagctctaccccccctctcccttGGTAGCCCTGCTAGGACAGCCCCAGGTTCAGCCTTACCGCTAGGCCCCGCTGGAG ACTCGACTGTGGTGGCATCGTGTCCGGTGGAATCTGAGAACACCAGGCGGAGTAGTCCGTCCATCCGCTTCCTCATCCCTGTCGATAACTCTTGCCCTCGGAcacctgaccttaaccctcacaGACGAAGCCACTCCCTCCGGCTGAGGTCACGGAGAAGCCGGCTGTGCTGGGAGCGGACGGGGAGGGGCGAGGGGGCAGAGGGGAGGTACGACACAGAGACCAGCGAGGACGGGCTGGAGCTGGACGCACggacagagaaagaagaggacggagagaagagaaagatggGGGAAGAGAAGGAGGGTGAGAAGAAAGagctagagagggaggagaatgagAGGGAAACTCCAGATAAAGAGGCAatgaaacagagagatggagaggagagagaagaacagaggacatatggacagaaggagagagagaaggaaggggtgaacctgaggagagatggagagagagaagagggaggtgaTTCAGGAGCTGTGGGAGCCTCCGTGTTAGGGGCTGTTGGGTTGTGTAACACTGGGGGGGTCCTGGACTCGTGCACTCTGGTGGAAGGTCTGCCGTTCCCTGTAGAATACTACATCAGAACAACAAGACGCATGGCCTCTTCACAGAGCCACAG AGACCTGCAGGCTGTCATTCTGAACCAACTCAACAGGGGGCGCCACAGAAGGAGCAGGGGCCGGATGTCTAACCCACACTCACTCTCAACTTCACACTCCGACTCACTAGCACAACCCTCCAATCACCGCCAGTGCTCAAGTCAACTGACCTCAAACTCACCGACCAATCGCACACCGGTCGAGGAGCCATCAGCCAATCAGATGCTTACCTCTGAGTCAGGGACCAATCAGAGTGAGCGTTTACCTTCCAGAGCCTGCAGTGTTCGGCCTATCAGAggtcggaggaggagaggaaggaggccgAGACTGGGCCGCTCTCTAAGTTTGGACTCAGATCCTCCAGCACCAGGCCCAGACAACACCCAGACCCCGGCCGCTATTAGCCCAGCCTCACAGCCTCTCCCTGGGGGTGGATGTCCAGAGCGCTGGCCTCTCTCTGGAGGTGTGGAGGAACAGTTTTATCCCATCTTCAGAAGGAGCTGTGTGTCTCCCCTCATTCACACACCAAAGCAGAGCAAAG agagtgtgtggtctctcctcctgccctcctccctctcccctggagGACCAGCAGTGCACCCTGGGAGTCTGGGCCGCGTCATCTCAACCTTTGACCTCCAGGATTTCCATCTCCCCGACGACCAGTTCGGACAGCTAAAGCTCCAGAAGCTTCGCGCCTCGTCTGCCGTCGCCGTCCCAGAACCGGAACCCTTCTCACCTTACAACATGCGTCGTCGCCGCAGCAGAGGCTCGGTCCACGGTCTCCACGGCGACACAGGCGGTCTGATGTCTAAAGCGCCTACGCCTGAGCCCCTCCCTCTCAGCCTCACCCCTCCAGTCACAGACTGTGTCACTCCGGTAGAACAGTCTATAGACAGATCTATAGGCCAGCATCTTATAGACCACCCAATAGGCCAGCAGTCTACAGACGCACTAGACCATTCTACAGACCTCcattcagagtaccattcagttTGCCAGTCTACAGACCACCTTGTAGACCAGCCTATAGGCCATCAGTCTACAGACCACCTTGTAGACCAGCCTACTGGCCATCAGTCTACAGACCAGCCTATAGGCCATCAGTCTACAGACCATCCTGTAGACCAGCCTATAGGCCATCAGCTTACCGTTTTAGTTGGCCAGTCTATAGACTTTCCTTCAGTAGACCAGCAGACAGGCCGACTCACTACTGAGTGCCCTTCCCTTCAAACTGAAACAAAGACCGAGTGCCCTCCCGAGTGTCCATCCTTCCACACAAAGACTAAGTGCCTTTCTACGTGTCCTACGAAGTTCTCTGTCGAGTGCCTTACCAAATGTCCATCCGTGTGCACTACTGAGTGCCCTTCCCTCCGGACGGAGACAGATGTAGAGTGTGCTGTCCCCCCCAGCCCCTCGCTGCTCCTCCTTAGCCCCTCACTAACCAGCCACACCCCTCGCGGACagaccctctcccttcccctctcctccagtccccccTTACCTTCCTTAGGGATGACCCCTAACCCCTTGACCCCTAACCCCAAcatacccctctccctccctgacagctCCCCATTATCTTCTTTAGAGGCGGTGACTCACATCCTCTCCTGCCCTCCCTGCCCCCCCTCTCTgaccctccccctctcctgccctccctgccccccctctctgaccctccccctctcctgccctccctGCCCCCCCACTCTgaccctccccttcccctctagTCCCTCCACCCAAGCCCTCTctccgccctccctctctccctgcccctctcctgccatccctctctccacctcccctccctccctcgctccctgccACCTCAGCCTGGTTGATTCCCTGCCCCAACTTTTGCTCCCTCCCACTCCTCTACTACTGCCTCAATCTCTCCCTCCAAACCCAAATACACCCCCTCCATTGCCCCCTACCCAGCCTCTTTGCCAGccagctccctctctccactcaacCAGACAGgccacagaggagagaggagaaggggaggaggagagagcgtggaggaagaaagaagagaagagggatggGATGACAGAGGGTGTCTTAATGTTctctcacacactgaag accccTGCAGGAGGCAGCCTGGTGGATGTGTGCTGTGTGTCGTGGCTGTCAGTAGGTGTATGTGTAGCGGTGGCAGGAGAGtgggaggtgtgtgtttggggtcagaCCAACCCCCCACACTGGAGACGACTGCACACCTGGACCTTCATAGAA tcagTGATGTCAGTGTTTCCTGTGCCGGACGCTCCTGGACTTCTGTGTGTGACTCTGGGCCAGCTGGAAATCAGAGAGGCCAG ggtactGTGCTGCTCTAGTCTGTCCCAGGCGGTGCTGTGTGAGGGGGAGGTCCAGATGGTGGTGGGCATGTCCAACCGAAGGCTGGTTAGCTCCTCCTACTCTGTAGCCACAACCCCGCTGCaggtctacacactgacacaggaTGGCAG GCTGCAGGGCTGCCTGTCTTTGGTCTGTCCTACTGAGCGCGTGCGGACCGTGGCGGCGGTGGAGGGACAGACTGACGCTCTGATTGGCTCAACCCACGGCGGACATGTTGTTCTGTG gaacgTGACGACGGGGCAGCTGCTGCAGCGCATCACTCTGGGAGATGGTTTCACGGATACGCTCTGCCTCCGAGGATACTCCCTCtgc GGGGTGCTGTTTGTCCTGTTGCAACACCCGTCCCTGTGTgctgtggaggaggaagagggaggggctcTGTTCTCGCTGGTCGCCACCAACCCTCTGACTGGCACCGTCGCCCTGGCAACCAGACTAGGCCTCCCCAAAGCCTGCACCgggag GCTGGTGGAGGTTGATGTCCATGGCTCCAGTGTTGTTGGGGTTTTCCGGTCTggctccgtgtgtgtgtggcagcttGGGAGGCGTCAGGGCCAGGAGGGGGTCTGGTTCCCAGAGCTGGGGTGTCAGCTCGCCCGTTGGGGGGCGCAGGGAACTGTCCTGACGGCACACCTCAATGGAGACGTCTGCTTACACCGCTACAGACCACTCTGA
- the LOC106593073 gene encoding mediator of DNA damage checkpoint protein 1 isoform X4, with amino-acid sequence MEDNLESVLHCDDKEELRRKLALLQREYSRTVQRLQRAERSDAVRKHVRSRISEQNLQDQTDPVPANTFPNPALPPLSLGSPARTAPGSALPLGPAGDSTVVASCPVESENTRRSSPSIRFLIPVDNSCPRTPDLNPHRRSHSLRLRSRRSRLCWERTGRGEGAEGRYDTETSEDGLELDARTEKEEDGEKRKMGEEKEGEKKELEREENERETPDKEAMKQRDGEEREEQRTYGQKEREKEGVNLRRDGEREEGGDSGAVGASVLGAVGLCNTGGVLDSCTLVEGLPFPVEYYIRTTRRMASSQSHRDLQAVILNQLNRGRHRRSRGRMSNPHSLSTSHSDSLAQPSNHRQCSSQLTSNSPTNRTPVEEPSANQMLTSESGTNQSERLPSRACSVRPIRGRRRRGRRPRLGRSLSLDSDPPAPGPDNTQTPAAISPASQPLPGGGCPERWPLSGGVEEQFYPIFRRSCVSPLIHTPKQSKESVWSLLLPSSLSPGGPAVHPGSLGRVISTFDLQDFHLPDDQFGQLKLQKLRASSAVAVPEPEPFSPYNMRRRRSRGSVHGLHGDTGGLMSKAPTPEPLPLSLTPPVTDCVTPVEQSIDRSIGQHLIDHPIGQQSTDALDHSTDLHSEYHSVCQSTDHLVDQPIGHQSTDHLVDQPTGHQSTDQPIGHQSTDHPVDQPIGHQLTVLVGQSIDFPSVDQQTGRLTTECPSLQTETKTECPPECPSFHTKTKCLSTCPTKFSVECLTKCPSVCTTECPSLRTETDVECAVPPSPSLLLLSPSLTSHTPRGQTLSLPLSSSPPLPSLGMTPNPLTPNPNIPLSLPDSSPLSSLEAVTHILSCPPCPPSLTLPLSCPPCPPSLTLPLSCPPCPPTLTLPFPSSPSTQALSPPSLSPCPSPAIPLSTSPPSLAPCHLSLVDSLPQLLLPPTPLLLPQSLPPNPNTPPPLPPTQPLCQPAPSLHSTRQATEERGEGEEERAWRKKEEKRDGMTEGVLMFSHTLKTPAGGSLVDVCCVSWLSVGVCVAVAGEWEVCVWGQTNPPHWRRLHTWTFIEKIDQIKKNP; translated from the exons ATGGAGGATAATTTGGAGAGCGTGCTCCATTGCGATGACAAGGAGGAG TTGAGGCGGAAACTGGCCTTGCTACAGAGGGAGTACTCCAGGACAGTTCAGAGATTACAG cgAGCTGAGCGTTCAGATGCCGTGCGGAAGCATGTGAGGAGCCGGATCTCTGAGCAGAACCTTCAggaccagacagacccagtcccagCCAACACCTTTCCCAACCCagctctaccccccctctcccttGGTAGCCCTGCTAGGACAGCCCCAGGTTCAGCCTTACCGCTAGGCCCCGCTGGAG ACTCGACTGTGGTGGCATCGTGTCCGGTGGAATCTGAGAACACCAGGCGGAGTAGTCCGTCCATCCGCTTCCTCATCCCTGTCGATAACTCTTGCCCTCGGAcacctgaccttaaccctcacaGACGAAGCCACTCCCTCCGGCTGAGGTCACGGAGAAGCCGGCTGTGCTGGGAGCGGACGGGGAGGGGCGAGGGGGCAGAGGGGAGGTACGACACAGAGACCAGCGAGGACGGGCTGGAGCTGGACGCACggacagagaaagaagaggacggagagaagagaaagatggGGGAAGAGAAGGAGGGTGAGAAGAAAGagctagagagggaggagaatgagAGGGAAACTCCAGATAAAGAGGCAatgaaacagagagatggagaggagagagaagaacagaggacatatggacagaaggagagagagaaggaaggggtgaacctgaggagagatggagagagagaagagggaggtgaTTCAGGAGCTGTGGGAGCCTCCGTGTTAGGGGCTGTTGGGTTGTGTAACACTGGGGGGGTCCTGGACTCGTGCACTCTGGTGGAAGGTCTGCCGTTCCCTGTAGAATACTACATCAGAACAACAAGACGCATGGCCTCTTCACAGAGCCACAG AGACCTGCAGGCTGTCATTCTGAACCAACTCAACAGGGGGCGCCACAGAAGGAGCAGGGGCCGGATGTCTAACCCACACTCACTCTCAACTTCACACTCCGACTCACTAGCACAACCCTCCAATCACCGCCAGTGCTCAAGTCAACTGACCTCAAACTCACCGACCAATCGCACACCGGTCGAGGAGCCATCAGCCAATCAGATGCTTACCTCTGAGTCAGGGACCAATCAGAGTGAGCGTTTACCTTCCAGAGCCTGCAGTGTTCGGCCTATCAGAggtcggaggaggagaggaaggaggccgAGACTGGGCCGCTCTCTAAGTTTGGACTCAGATCCTCCAGCACCAGGCCCAGACAACACCCAGACCCCGGCCGCTATTAGCCCAGCCTCACAGCCTCTCCCTGGGGGTGGATGTCCAGAGCGCTGGCCTCTCTCTGGAGGTGTGGAGGAACAGTTTTATCCCATCTTCAGAAGGAGCTGTGTGTCTCCCCTCATTCACACACCAAAGCAGAGCAAAG agagtgtgtggtctctcctcctgccctcctccctctcccctggagGACCAGCAGTGCACCCTGGGAGTCTGGGCCGCGTCATCTCAACCTTTGACCTCCAGGATTTCCATCTCCCCGACGACCAGTTCGGACAGCTAAAGCTCCAGAAGCTTCGCGCCTCGTCTGCCGTCGCCGTCCCAGAACCGGAACCCTTCTCACCTTACAACATGCGTCGTCGCCGCAGCAGAGGCTCGGTCCACGGTCTCCACGGCGACACAGGCGGTCTGATGTCTAAAGCGCCTACGCCTGAGCCCCTCCCTCTCAGCCTCACCCCTCCAGTCACAGACTGTGTCACTCCGGTAGAACAGTCTATAGACAGATCTATAGGCCAGCATCTTATAGACCACCCAATAGGCCAGCAGTCTACAGACGCACTAGACCATTCTACAGACCTCcattcagagtaccattcagttTGCCAGTCTACAGACCACCTTGTAGACCAGCCTATAGGCCATCAGTCTACAGACCACCTTGTAGACCAGCCTACTGGCCATCAGTCTACAGACCAGCCTATAGGCCATCAGTCTACAGACCATCCTGTAGACCAGCCTATAGGCCATCAGCTTACCGTTTTAGTTGGCCAGTCTATAGACTTTCCTTCAGTAGACCAGCAGACAGGCCGACTCACTACTGAGTGCCCTTCCCTTCAAACTGAAACAAAGACCGAGTGCCCTCCCGAGTGTCCATCCTTCCACACAAAGACTAAGTGCCTTTCTACGTGTCCTACGAAGTTCTCTGTCGAGTGCCTTACCAAATGTCCATCCGTGTGCACTACTGAGTGCCCTTCCCTCCGGACGGAGACAGATGTAGAGTGTGCTGTCCCCCCCAGCCCCTCGCTGCTCCTCCTTAGCCCCTCACTAACCAGCCACACCCCTCGCGGACagaccctctcccttcccctctcctccagtccccccTTACCTTCCTTAGGGATGACCCCTAACCCCTTGACCCCTAACCCCAAcatacccctctccctccctgacagctCCCCATTATCTTCTTTAGAGGCGGTGACTCACATCCTCTCCTGCCCTCCCTGCCCCCCCTCTCTgaccctccccctctcctgccctccctgccccccctctctgaccctccccctctcctgccctccctGCCCCCCCACTCTgaccctccccttcccctctagTCCCTCCACCCAAGCCCTCTctccgccctccctctctccctgcccctctcctgccatccctctctccacctcccctccctccctcgctccctgccACCTCAGCCTGGTTGATTCCCTGCCCCAACTTTTGCTCCCTCCCACTCCTCTACTACTGCCTCAATCTCTCCCTCCAAACCCAAATACACCCCCTCCATTGCCCCCTACCCAGCCTCTTTGCCAGccagctccctctctccactcaacCAGACAGgccacagaggagagaggagaaggggaggaggagagagcgtggaggaagaaagaagagaagagggatggGATGACAGAGGGTGTCTTAATGTTctctcacacactgaag accccTGCAGGAGGCAGCCTGGTGGATGTGTGCTGTGTGTCGTGGCTGTCAGTAGGTGTATGTGTAGCGGTGGCAGGAGAGtgggaggtgtgtgtttggggtcagaCCAACCCCCCACACTGGAGACGACTGCACACCTGGACCTTCATAGAA aaaatagaccaaataaagaaaaacccttga